Proteins encoded by one window of Candidatus Stoquefichus sp. SB1:
- a CDS encoding aspartate-semialdehyde dehydrogenase encodes MKTYKVAIVGATGAVGREMLRCIFQFKFPFENLKLLASARSAGKVIEYEGQEFVIEELTENSFEGIDVAFWSAGGSISEKYMPYAVKAGCINIDNTSHFRMDPDVPLVVPEVNAEALKNHKGIIANPNCTTIQMVSALNRLNEYFDIERIIVSTYQAVSGAGVAGMEELYRQSQEVLDGKEPVAKTLPCAGDKKHFPIAFNCIPQVDKFDLDNHFTKEEMKMVNETKKIFNKDIKVNATCVRVPVLRGHSESVYIETKKPIDIDKVFELLSNSHGVELYDDIENQIYPMATLFIGDELVHVGRVRKDLDNDHALSLWVVSDQLMKGAAYNSVDIGLKMIEMGLL; translated from the coding sequence ATGAAAACATATAAAGTTGCGATTGTTGGTGCTACAGGGGCGGTTGGAAGAGAAATGTTAAGATGTATCTTTCAATTCAAATTTCCTTTTGAAAATTTAAAATTATTAGCTTCTGCTAGAAGTGCAGGAAAAGTTATTGAATATGAAGGACAGGAGTTTGTTATTGAAGAATTAACTGAAAATTCTTTTGAAGGTATTGATGTTGCATTTTGGAGTGCTGGTGGAAGCATTTCTGAAAAATATATGCCTTATGCAGTGAAAGCAGGATGTATTAATATTGATAATACATCACATTTTAGAATGGATCCAGATGTTCCTTTGGTGGTACCTGAAGTCAACGCTGAAGCGTTGAAAAATCATAAAGGTATTATTGCCAATCCAAATTGTACAACGATTCAAATGGTGAGTGCCTTAAATCGTTTAAATGAATATTTTGATATTGAAAGAATTATTGTTTCTACATATCAAGCTGTTTCTGGTGCAGGAGTTGCTGGTATGGAAGAACTTTATAGACAATCTCAAGAAGTATTAGATGGAAAAGAACCCGTGGCTAAAACACTTCCTTGTGCAGGAGATAAGAAACATTTCCCAATTGCTTTTAACTGTATTCCTCAAGTTGATAAATTTGATTTAGATAATCATTTCACTAAAGAAGAAATGAAAATGGTTAATGAAACAAAAAAAATCTTTAATAAAGATATAAAGGTGAATGCAACTTGTGTCCGTGTTCCGGTTTTAAGAGGACATAGTGAATCTGTTTATATTGAAACAAAAAAACCAATTGATATAGATAAAGTTTTTGAACTTTTATCAAATTCTCATGGGGTTGAATTATATGATGATATTGAAAATCAAATTTATCCTATGGCTACATTATTTATTGGTGATGAACTTGTTCATGTTGGGCGTGTAAGAAAAGATTTAGATAATGATCATGCTTTAAGTTTGTGGGTTGTCTCTGATCAATTAATGAAAGGTGCTGCTTATAATTCAGTAGATATTGGTTTAAAAATGATAGAGATGGGATTATTATAA